The proteins below are encoded in one region of Patescibacteria group bacterium:
- a CDS encoding UvrD-helicase domain-containing protein: protein MEELLSKLNSKQQEAVRATEGPVLVLAGAGSGKTRVLTYRVAYLMAEKKVAPEEILLVTFTNKAANEMKERLLQLVDGRSPLAGTFHSICAKILRVDGKEIGISSKYVIYDDNDSSDLIKDIMKKMDISTKNFNPNAVLATINGAKNQLISATDYPQYARGFWQETVAQIYLSYQKALKEADALDFDDLIMETVRLFRTSKNTLEKYQERWKYVLVDEYQDTNNAQFELTRLLAKKYQNICVVGDFSQSIYSWRGADYRNLLKFKAEFPRVQTFNLEQNYRSTQKILDAAFHVISKNKSHPILKLWTESNGGEKIHLYEARNEQDEALYIIKTIKQSPSKPINYSNYAVLYRTNAQSRVLEEAFLHEGIPYLLVGGTRFYERKEIKDVLSYLRYFHNPKDAVSYKRIEKLGKGRLEKFEDYRLQTTDYSKKQTLELLDDVLKATGYLELFDQENEEDLARLENIKELRSVAQEFPKLEEFLENVALVERESNRRVSNNAVTLMTLHSAKGLEFPVVFMVGMEEGLFPHSRALMDRLEMEEERRLCYVGITRAKQKLYLTYARRRLFFGTRSENMISRFIADIPEHLLEVQFSSYIGD, encoded by the coding sequence CATACCGAGTTGCGTACCTGATGGCGGAGAAAAAGGTGGCCCCGGAAGAAATTCTCCTGGTAACTTTCACCAATAAAGCGGCCAACGAAATGAAGGAGCGGTTACTGCAATTGGTTGACGGCCGCTCGCCGTTAGCTGGTACTTTCCATAGTATTTGCGCCAAAATTTTGCGCGTCGACGGCAAAGAAATCGGCATTTCTTCCAAGTATGTTATTTATGACGACAACGATTCTTCGGACCTGATTAAAGATATCATGAAGAAAATGGACATCTCGACAAAAAATTTCAATCCGAACGCGGTGTTGGCAACCATTAACGGGGCCAAAAACCAACTGATATCCGCAACGGACTATCCCCAATACGCCCGGGGTTTCTGGCAGGAAACCGTGGCTCAGATATACCTTAGTTATCAAAAAGCCCTAAAGGAAGCCGATGCCTTGGATTTTGACGATCTGATAATGGAGACAGTGCGGCTGTTTCGTACCTCTAAAAATACTTTAGAAAAATACCAGGAGCGCTGGAAATATGTTCTGGTTGACGAATATCAGGACACCAATAACGCCCAATTTGAACTGACGCGGCTGTTGGCTAAAAAATACCAAAACATTTGCGTTGTCGGGGATTTTTCCCAAAGCATTTATTCCTGGCGGGGAGCCGACTACCGCAATCTCTTAAAATTTAAAGCGGAGTTTCCCCGGGTCCAAACTTTTAATCTGGAACAAAACTACCGGTCCACGCAAAAAATTCTCGACGCTGCTTTCCATGTGATTTCCAAAAATAAGTCCCACCCGATACTCAAGTTGTGGACTGAATCTAATGGAGGAGAAAAAATTCATTTATACGAAGCGAGAAACGAACAAGATGAAGCGCTCTATATAATAAAAACAATAAAGCAGTCACCCAGTAAACCAATAAACTACTCTAATTACGCGGTGCTTTACAGGACCAACGCCCAATCACGGGTTCTGGAAGAAGCGTTTTTACACGAGGGCATACCTTATTTGTTGGTTGGAGGTACCCGATTTTACGAAAGAAAAGAAATAAAAGATGTCCTGTCCTATCTTCGCTATTTTCATAATCCCAAAGACGCGGTTTCCTATAAAAGAATCGAGAAACTTGGTAAGGGAAGACTGGAGAAATTTGAAGACTACCGATTACAGACCACCGACTACAGCAAGAAACAAACATTGGAACTACTCGACGATGTTTTGAAAGCTACCGGTTATCTGGAACTGTTTGACCAAGAGAACGAAGAAGATCTGGCAAGATTGGAAAACATTAAAGAGTTGCGATCAGTGGCCCAGGAATTTCCGAAGCTTGAGGAATTTTTGGAAAATGTCGCTCTGGTAGAAAGAGAAAGTAACCGCCGGGTCAGTAACAACGCCGTGACTCTCATGACTCTCCACAGCGCTAAGGGTCTGGAATTTCCGGTGGTCTTTATGGTGGGAATGGAAGAGGGGTTGTTTCCCCACAGCCGGGCGTTAATGGATAGACTGGAAATGGAAGAAGAACGCCGACTCTGCTATGTGGGCATCACCCGGGCTAAACAAAAGTTATACCTGACCTACGCGCGGCGGCGATTGTTTTTTGGTACCCGCTCGGAAAACATGATCAGCCGCTTTATTGCCGACATTCCGGAACACTTGTTGGAAGTACAATTTAGTTCGTATATTGGGGATTAA
- a CDS encoding 6-pyruvoyl-tetrahydropterin synthase-related protein, with the protein MDLALPGYYSSHDGIGHVIRMEEFYRSLKDGNIPVRWSERLYYGYGYPFFNFNYPSIYYLGAALMAPGLSAADAMKLETAGSFVLSGLLMYWYLRRKIKGEYAVLGAVLYMYAPYRMSNIYVRGSVAEAIAFIFPPLLLWSAETLTTKGKRNILWVALIVGALGVSHNISAMLLAAFFFGYLAILGVANKSIIPLVKGAVAFALGILMAAFFLVPALYEKKWTFLDLTIAKDYPNYFVSPLQLIDPRWSFGAVPLNLGWIQLALVVVALRYIRRNILLVFSLLMFLVSIFFMLPISKIFWDHVPLLPFVQFPWRFTMLTLPAMAVLGAMGVAAAKASRKAVIILVVLTILSVSYTWWRNQTEYAPVFPGDAIPGSTTWAHEQATRWLVPKPDSIPAQKIENANYQITLWKTNEHDYVINNVGKSGLVTENTMYYPGWEVFVDGVETPINYDNGKINYLVLPGTHQIKTIFTETPLRKTVDLLSLGVFGIVVLGLLLSYVVPEISSKH; encoded by the coding sequence ATGGATCTGGCCCTGCCCGGCTATTACTCTTCCCACGACGGCATCGGCCATGTAATCCGGATGGAAGAGTTTTATCGCTCCTTAAAAGATGGCAATATTCCGGTGCGCTGGTCGGAAAGGCTTTATTACGGATATGGTTATCCTTTCTTTAATTTTAATTATCCGTCAATTTATTACCTCGGCGCGGCTCTTATGGCTCCGGGTCTTTCGGCCGCGGACGCTATGAAACTGGAAACGGCCGGATCTTTTGTTCTTTCAGGACTTCTAATGTACTGGTATCTGCGGCGCAAAATAAAGGGGGAGTATGCGGTTTTGGGAGCGGTGCTTTATATGTATGCCCCTTACCGAATGAGTAATATTTATGTCCGGGGGTCAGTGGCTGAAGCAATAGCATTTATTTTTCCGCCACTTCTTCTTTGGAGTGCGGAAACATTAACAACGAAAGGTAAAAGAAATATTTTATGGGTGGCTTTAATAGTCGGAGCTTTGGGGGTTTCTCACAATATTTCGGCCATGCTTTTGGCCGCTTTTTTCTTTGGCTATCTGGCAATTTTGGGAGTAGCTAACAAATCAATTATTCCTTTGGTTAAAGGTGCGGTCGCTTTTGCTCTGGGAATTTTAATGGCGGCCTTTTTCCTGGTGCCAGCCCTTTATGAGAAGAAATGGACCTTTCTGGATTTAACGATTGCCAAAGATTATCCCAACTATTTCGTCAGTCCGTTACAGCTAATCGATCCGCGCTGGAGTTTTGGAGCAGTACCTTTAAATCTTGGTTGGATCCAACTGGCGCTGGTTGTTGTCGCCTTGAGGTATATTCGCCGGAACATTCTGCTGGTCTTTTCCCTGTTAATGTTTTTGGTTTCGATTTTCTTCATGCTTCCGATCTCTAAAATATTTTGGGATCATGTGCCTCTCCTGCCGTTTGTCCAGTTCCCCTGGCGGTTTACCATGCTGACACTACCGGCCATGGCGGTCTTGGGGGCAATGGGGGTAGCGGCGGCTAAAGCTTCAAGAAAAGCCGTTATTATTTTAGTAGTCCTAACTATTCTGTCCGTCAGTTACACTTGGTGGCGCAACCAGACGGAATATGCTCCAGTTTTTCCCGGCGATGCCATTCCTGGCTCGACCACTTGGGCACACGAACAGGCGACCCGTTGGCTGGTTCCTAAACCAGATAGTATCCCCGCGCAAAAAATTGAAAACGCCAACTATCAGATCACTCTTTGGAAAACCAACGAACATGATTACGTGATTAATAACGTCGGTAAGTCCGGTTTAGTAACGGAAAACACCATGTATTATCCCGGCTGGGAGGTTTTTGTTGACGGAGTGGAGACGCCGATAAACTATGATAACGGCAAAATAAATTACCTTGTTTTGCCGGGAACCCATCAGATAAAAACAATCTTTACAGAAACACCGCTACGAAAAACAGTAGATCTTTTATCACTTGGAGTTTTTGGTATCGTTGTTTTAGGCCTTCTTCTCAGTTACGTGGTACCCGAGATATCTTCCAAGCATTAA